The following coding sequences lie in one Pseudomonas sp. B33.4 genomic window:
- a CDS encoding SMP-30/gluconolactonase/LRE family protein, whose product MTWTALTQHRAQLGEGPFWDAPTQALYWVDIAGKQALRLIGQNVQIWQMPEHVSAFIPCASGDALVTLSGGVYRLDLDSPGLEPRLTLFCVADPQPGNRPNEARCDGQGRLWLGTMQNNIGELGEDLPIVRRSGGLFRVDPDKRVTPLLRNLGIPNTLLWSDDGTTLLFGDSLDSTLYRYFIHTDGNLGAAETWYGPDQQGGPDGSAMDAEGYIWNARWDGSCLLRLSPDGKVERKIDLPVSRPTSCVFGGEDLKTLFITSAKSPNNHPLDGAVMTMRVDVAGKLCTRFAD is encoded by the coding sequence ATGACGTGGACCGCCCTGACCCAACACCGCGCCCAGCTCGGCGAAGGCCCATTCTGGGACGCACCGACCCAGGCACTGTACTGGGTCGATATCGCCGGTAAACAGGCCCTGCGTCTGATCGGCCAGAACGTACAGATCTGGCAGATGCCCGAACATGTTTCCGCGTTCATCCCCTGCGCCAGCGGCGATGCACTGGTGACCTTGAGCGGCGGCGTGTACCGTCTCGATCTCGACTCTCCGGGCCTCGAACCACGTCTGACGCTGTTCTGCGTCGCCGACCCGCAACCGGGTAATCGCCCCAACGAAGCACGCTGCGATGGCCAAGGTCGCCTGTGGCTCGGCACCATGCAGAACAACATCGGCGAGCTGGGCGAAGATCTGCCAATCGTTCGTCGTTCCGGTGGTTTGTTCCGCGTCGATCCCGATAAGCGTGTCACACCGTTACTGCGTAATCTGGGAATTCCCAACACCTTGTTGTGGAGCGACGACGGCACCACGCTGTTGTTCGGCGACAGTCTCGACAGCACGCTCTACCGATATTTCATTCACACCGACGGCAACCTTGGCGCGGCTGAAACCTGGTACGGCCCCGACCAGCAGGGCGGCCCGGATGGGTCCGCAATGGACGCCGAAGGCTACATCTGGAATGCCCGCTGGGACGGCAGTTGCCTGCTGCGTCTGTCACCGGATGGCAAAGTCGAGCGCAAAATCGACCTGCCCGTCAGCCGCCCGACCAGTTGTGTATTCGGCGGTGAAGACCTGAAAACCCTGTTTATCACCAGCGCCAAGAGTCCGAACAACCATCCACTGGATGGCGCGGTAATGACAATGCGCGTTGATGTTGCAGGAAAACTCTGTACGCGCTTTGCGGATTGA
- a CDS encoding FadR/GntR family transcriptional regulator: MSSSYHASTVDWLGSWIAAGQVKPGQTIKVEADLGEQLGVSRTVIREAIKTLVAKGMLEVGPKVGTRVLPVRRWNLFDPQVVGWLSRNGLPENFVDDLLDLRRTIEPMAVRWACERATLEQIEAVQLAYNALERAVDSSTDYNRADQSFHECILAASHNQFIEQMVPALGALLAVSFEVSAADPDELRRTLPIHKDMADAIAARDSARGVWACMTLIDNADLAIKRFYPKVMADRKAS, from the coding sequence ATGTCCAGCAGCTATCACGCATCCACGGTCGACTGGCTGGGCAGCTGGATCGCCGCTGGCCAGGTCAAACCGGGGCAGACCATCAAGGTCGAGGCCGATCTCGGCGAACAGCTCGGGGTCAGCCGCACGGTGATTCGCGAAGCAATCAAAACCCTCGTTGCCAAAGGCATGCTCGAAGTCGGGCCAAAAGTCGGCACCCGCGTGCTGCCGGTTCGGCGCTGGAATCTGTTTGATCCACAAGTCGTCGGTTGGCTGTCGCGTAATGGCCTGCCGGAAAACTTTGTCGATGACCTGCTCGATCTGCGCCGCACCATCGAACCGATGGCCGTGCGCTGGGCGTGCGAGCGCGCGACGCTGGAACAGATTGAAGCGGTGCAACTGGCTTACAACGCCCTCGAGCGCGCGGTCGACAGCAGCACCGATTACAACCGCGCCGATCAGTCCTTCCACGAGTGCATCCTCGCGGCGAGCCACAATCAGTTCATCGAACAAATGGTCCCGGCGCTCGGCGCGTTGCTCGCGGTGTCATTTGAAGTTTCTGCGGCCGACCCGGATGAACTGCGCCGCACTTTGCCGATCCACAAAGACATGGCGGATGCCATCGCCGCCCGCGATTCCGCCCGCGGTGTGTGGGCGTGCATGACCCTGATCGACAATGCGGATCTGGCGATCAAACGTTTCTACCCGAAAGTCATGGCCGACAGAAAAGCCAGCTGA
- the tmk gene encoding dTMP kinase, translated as MTGLFITLEGPEGAGKSTNREYLAERLRAAGIEVVLTREPGGTPLAERIRDVLLAPADEVMNPDTELLLVFAARAQHLAEVIRPALTRGAVVLCDRFTDSTYAYQGGGRGLSLERIAALEAFVQGDLRPDLTLIFDLPVEIGLARASARGRLDRFELEGRAFFEAVRSAFLKRAEADPARYVRIDAGQSLVKVQQSLDTLIPNLLELARG; from the coding sequence GTGACTGGCTTGTTTATTACGCTGGAAGGCCCGGAAGGCGCCGGCAAAAGCACCAACCGCGAATACCTCGCCGAGCGCCTTCGCGCCGCCGGTATTGAAGTCGTGCTGACCCGCGAACCAGGCGGCACACCATTGGCCGAGCGGATTCGCGATGTGCTGCTGGCCCCGGCCGACGAAGTCATGAACCCCGACACCGAGCTGTTGCTGGTGTTCGCCGCACGCGCCCAGCATCTGGCCGAAGTGATTCGTCCGGCGCTGACCCGTGGTGCGGTGGTGCTGTGTGATCGCTTTACCGATTCGACCTACGCCTATCAGGGCGGCGGTCGCGGTTTGTCGCTGGAGCGCATCGCTGCGCTGGAAGCGTTCGTGCAAGGCGATCTGCGCCCGGATCTGACGCTGATTTTCGATCTGCCGGTGGAAATCGGTCTGGCCCGCGCCAGTGCCCGTGGTCGTCTGGATCGTTTCGAACTGGAAGGTCGGGCATTTTTCGAGGCCGTGCGTAGTGCCTTCCTCAAGCGTGCTGAAGCGGATCCCGCGCGTTATGTGCGCATCGATGCCGGTCAGTCGTTGGTCAAGGTTCAACAATCGCTGGATACCCTGATTCCGAATTTGCTGGAGCTGGCCCGTGGCTGA
- a CDS encoding DUF1285 domain-containing protein — MSGPQKANDLLGQIPKTKGLPPVHLWNPDFCGDIDMRIARDGTWYYLGTPIGRKPMVKLFSTIMRRDGDDYFLITPVERVGIKVDDAPFVAIAVEVEGEGEAQLLRFTTNVEETAEAGPEHPIRVEIDPATQEPAPYVHVRTNLEALIHRNVFYQLVELAVSREIGGQRWLGVWSGGEFFRIGLEP; from the coding sequence ATGAGTGGCCCGCAAAAAGCCAATGACCTGTTGGGACAGATCCCGAAAACCAAAGGCTTGCCGCCGGTGCACTTGTGGAACCCGGACTTCTGCGGCGACATCGACATGCGTATCGCCCGCGACGGCACCTGGTACTACCTGGGCACGCCGATCGGACGCAAGCCGATGGTCAAACTGTTCTCGACGATCATGCGCCGCGATGGCGATGATTATTTCCTGATCACCCCGGTCGAGAGGGTCGGGATCAAAGTTGATGATGCGCCGTTTGTGGCGATTGCGGTCGAGGTTGAAGGCGAAGGGGAGGCGCAGTTGTTGCGCTTCACCACCAACGTTGAAGAAACCGCCGAGGCCGGGCCGGAGCATCCGATCCGCGTCGAGATCGATCCGGCGACGCAGGAGCCTGCGCCTTACGTACATGTGCGCACCAACCTTGAAGCGCTGATTCATCGCAATGTGTTCTACCAACTGGTGGAACTGGCGGTCAGCCGCGAAATCGGCGGGCAGCGCTGGCTCGGTGTGTGGAGCGGCGGCGAGTTCTTCCGCATCGGCCTCGAACCCTGA
- a CDS encoding DNA polymerase III subunit delta', translating into MAEAYPWQDSLWQQLAGRKQHAHAYLLHGPAGIGKRALAERLMASLLCQRPTPDACGECKSCLLLRAGSHPDNYILEPEEADKAIKVDQVRDLVSFVVQTAQLGGRKVVLIEPVESMNINAANALLKSLEEPSGDTVLLLVSHQTSRLLPTIKSRCVQQACPLPGEAMSLQWLAQALPDCSEDERVELLTLAAGSPLMAVSLQSQGVREQRAQVVEGVKKLLKQQQSPTQLAEEWKSIPMLRLFDWFCDWSSLILRYQLTQDEAGLGLTDMRKVVQYLAQKSAQGKVLEIQDWILAQRQKVMSKANLNPALLLEALLVQWAGLPGQR; encoded by the coding sequence GTGGCTGAGGCCTACCCGTGGCAGGACAGCCTCTGGCAGCAACTGGCCGGGCGCAAGCAGCACGCGCACGCCTATCTGCTGCATGGGCCGGCGGGCATCGGCAAGCGCGCGTTGGCCGAACGCTTGATGGCCAGCCTGCTTTGCCAGCGGCCGACGCCGGACGCGTGCGGCGAGTGCAAATCCTGCCTGCTGCTCAGGGCCGGCAGTCACCCGGATAACTACATCCTCGAACCGGAAGAAGCCGACAAGGCGATCAAGGTCGATCAGGTGCGCGATCTGGTCAGTTTCGTGGTGCAGACTGCGCAGTTGGGCGGGCGCAAAGTGGTGCTGATCGAGCCGGTCGAGTCGATGAACATCAATGCCGCCAACGCCTTGCTGAAAAGCCTTGAAGAGCCGTCCGGCGATACGGTTTTGCTGTTGGTCAGCCATCAGACCAGCCGTTTGCTGCCGACTATCAAAAGCCGTTGCGTGCAGCAGGCCTGCCCGCTGCCGGGCGAGGCGATGAGTCTGCAATGGCTGGCGCAGGCGCTGCCGGACTGCTCCGAAGACGAGCGTGTCGAATTGCTGACGCTGGCCGCCGGTTCGCCGTTGATGGCGGTCAGTTTGCAATCCCAAGGCGTTCGCGAGCAACGTGCGCAAGTGGTCGAAGGCGTGAAGAAGTTGCTCAAGCAGCAGCAATCGCCGACGCAATTGGCCGAAGAGTGGAAAAGCATTCCGATGCTGCGCCTGTTCGACTGGTTCTGCGATTGGTCGAGCCTGATCCTGCGTTATCAATTGACCCAGGATGAAGCGGGTCTCGGTCTGACCGACATGCGTAAAGTCGTGCAGTACCTGGCGCAGAAAAGTGCGCAGGGCAAAGTGCTGGAGATTCAGGACTGGATTCTCGCCCAGCGCCAGAAAGTCATGAGCAAGGCCAACCTCAATCCGGCGTTGCTGCTGGAGGCGTTGTTGGTGCAATGGGCGGGATTGCCTGGTCAAAGATAA
- a CDS encoding TatD family hydrolase, whose amino-acid sequence MLVDSHCHLDRLDLAAHDGSLDAALDAARQRGVGHFLCIGVSADNAADVKALAERYDDVDCSVGVHPLDVKPGAAPALDWLLHELNHPKVVAIGETGLDYHYEPEAAELQQESFRLHLQAAQQTGKPVIIHTRGARADTLELLRDVALPQAGVLHCFTEDWDMAKAALDMGYYISLSGIVTFRNADALRDVASKVPADRLLVETDSPYLAPIPYRGKPNLPQYVREVAEFLAMLRGENYERFAEQTTENFKRLFPLASVKSAV is encoded by the coding sequence ATGCTCGTAGATTCCCATTGTCACCTTGATCGCCTCGACCTCGCCGCCCATGACGGTTCGCTGGATGCTGCACTCGATGCAGCCCGGCAGCGCGGAGTAGGGCACTTCCTGTGCATCGGCGTCAGCGCCGACAACGCTGCCGACGTCAAAGCCCTGGCTGAGCGTTATGACGACGTTGATTGTTCGGTCGGTGTGCATCCGCTGGATGTGAAGCCGGGCGCGGCGCCTGCGCTGGACTGGCTGCTGCACGAACTCAATCACCCGAAAGTGGTGGCGATCGGTGAAACCGGCCTCGACTATCACTACGAGCCTGAAGCTGCCGAATTACAGCAGGAGTCGTTCCGCTTGCACCTGCAAGCGGCGCAGCAGACCGGCAAACCGGTGATCATCCACACCCGTGGCGCCCGTGCCGATACCCTTGAGTTGCTGCGTGATGTGGCCTTGCCGCAGGCCGGTGTACTGCATTGTTTTACCGAAGACTGGGACATGGCCAAAGCTGCACTGGACATGGGTTATTACATTTCCCTGTCGGGCATCGTCACCTTCCGTAATGCCGATGCTCTGCGTGATGTGGCGAGCAAAGTCCCGGCGGATCGTCTGCTGGTGGAAACCGATTCACCGTATCTGGCGCCGATTCCTTATCGCGGCAAGCCCAACCTGCCGCAATACGTGCGCGAGGTGGCGGAATTCCTGGCGATGTTGCGTGGTGAAAACTACGAGCGTTTTGCCGAGCAGACCACCGAGAACTTCAAGCGCCTGTTCCCGCTGGCGAGTGTTAAATCTGCCGTGTAG
- a CDS encoding PilZ domain-containing protein, which yields MNEPVSPGPRNGILSLTIKDKSVLYAAYMPFIKNGGLFIPTNKSYKLGDEVFMLLNLMDEAEKIPVAGKVAWITPKGAQGNRAAGVGVQFNDGDNTARSRIETHLAGALKSDRPTHTM from the coding sequence ATGAATGAACCCGTCAGCCCGGGGCCACGCAACGGCATTTTGTCCCTGACCATCAAGGACAAGTCGGTGCTCTACGCCGCTTACATGCCGTTCATCAAGAACGGTGGCTTGTTCATCCCGACCAACAAGAGCTACAAGTTGGGCGACGAGGTGTTCATGCTGCTCAACCTGATGGACGAGGCCGAGAAAATTCCGGTGGCCGGCAAGGTCGCCTGGATCACGCCCAAAGGTGCGCAGGGCAATCGCGCCGCCGGTGTCGGCGTGCAGTTCAACGATGGCGACAACACCGCGCGCAGTCGCATCGAAACCCATCTGGCCGGAGCCCTGAAATCCGACCGTCCCACTCATACGATGTAA
- a CDS encoding DUF4823 domain-containing protein, giving the protein MRSLVLLLAVLALGGCMTVSDMAEGTRYQMSDAGLLDHSDSRRVNNFRIQPDSFIYIAQGAFAPPGGSYPRPNVVAEEAFKGFVEYFPMVRRARAPEGLDQAMGEARDAGAHYLLYTRFAKADDRIGNSDEWLDEEAVDRLGIDGGVIQIMLIETSTQYLIDTARIKSRGGLLTFHDSKPEDLIGPPLAQYARSLLGVGDQ; this is encoded by the coding sequence ATGCGTAGCCTGGTTTTGCTGCTGGCCGTTTTGGCACTCGGCGGCTGTATGACTGTCAGCGATATGGCCGAAGGCACTCGCTACCAGATGAGCGATGCGGGCTTGCTGGATCACAGCGACAGCCGTCGCGTAAACAACTTCCGCATTCAGCCGGACTCGTTCATCTACATCGCCCAAGGCGCCTTTGCACCACCGGGTGGTTCTTACCCGCGCCCCAACGTCGTGGCCGAAGAAGCCTTCAAAGGTTTCGTCGAATACTTCCCGATGGTTCGCCGCGCCCGTGCGCCGGAAGGTCTCGATCAGGCGATGGGCGAAGCTCGCGATGCCGGCGCCCACTATCTGCTGTACACGCGTTTCGCCAAGGCTGACGACCGCATCGGCAACTCCGATGAATGGCTTGATGAAGAGGCGGTCGATCGCCTCGGCATCGATGGCGGTGTGATTCAGATCATGTTGATCGAGACCAGCACCCAGTATTTGATTGATACTGCACGGATCAAGAGTCGTGGCGGTTTACTGACGTTCCACGACAGCAAGCCTGAAGACCTGATCGGCCCGCCGCTGGCACAGTACGCGCGCAGCCTGTTGGGAGTCGGCGACCAATAA
- the mltG gene encoding endolytic transglycosylase MltG, with amino-acid sequence MRRKLLLLLETGLVLAGLLMGASAWKIHSALEQPLNITQEELLDVPKGSTPTRTFLSLETDGVIKDAFWLRVYWRFNLAGTPIHSGEYRMQPGMTVNGLIDLWKRGDVVQYSLTLVEGWNFHQVRAALAKDEKIEQTLNGLSDSDVMAKIGHKGLFPEGRFFPDTYRFVRGMSDAELLKKAFDRLDEVLANEWEKRSADTPYTEPYQALIMASLVEKETGVPQERGQIAGVFVRRMALGMQLQTDPTVIYGLGDRYTGKLTRAHLKEPTAYNTYVIPGLPPTPIAMVGREAIHAALNPVEGTSLYFVARGDGSHVFSDDLDAHNNAVREYQLKRRADYRSSPAPAVTPEAAPATEEAIPAASPDTAPEALPQVPAQESAPTPAPEAAAPQNTQ; translated from the coding sequence GTGAGACGTAAACTTTTGCTGCTGCTGGAAACCGGACTGGTTCTGGCAGGGCTGTTGATGGGCGCCAGCGCCTGGAAGATTCACAGCGCACTGGAACAGCCTCTGAACATCACGCAGGAAGAACTGCTGGATGTGCCGAAAGGCTCCACCCCGACCCGTACTTTCCTTTCACTCGAAACCGATGGCGTCATCAAGGACGCGTTCTGGTTGCGGGTCTATTGGCGCTTCAACCTCGCCGGTACACCGATCCACAGCGGTGAATACCGCATGCAGCCGGGCATGACTGTCAACGGTCTGATCGACTTGTGGAAGCGTGGCGACGTGGTTCAGTACAGTCTGACGCTGGTTGAAGGCTGGAACTTCCATCAAGTGCGCGCGGCGTTGGCCAAAGACGAAAAAATCGAACAGACCCTGAACGGTTTGAGCGACAGCGACGTCATGGCGAAGATTGGTCATAAAGGGTTGTTCCCGGAAGGGCGTTTCTTCCCCGATACCTACCGCTTCGTGCGTGGCATGTCTGATGCCGAACTGCTGAAGAAAGCCTTTGATCGTCTCGACGAAGTGCTCGCCAATGAATGGGAAAAGCGTTCGGCCGATACGCCGTACACTGAGCCCTATCAAGCATTGATCATGGCGTCGCTGGTCGAGAAGGAAACCGGCGTACCCCAGGAGCGCGGGCAGATCGCCGGGGTCTTCGTGCGTCGCATGGCTCTGGGCATGCAATTGCAGACCGATCCGACCGTCATTTATGGCTTGGGCGATCGCTACACCGGCAAGTTGACCCGTGCCCATCTGAAGGAGCCGACGGCGTATAACACCTACGTGATTCCCGGCTTGCCGCCGACGCCGATTGCGATGGTCGGTCGTGAGGCGATTCACGCGGCGCTGAATCCAGTGGAAGGGACAAGTCTGTACTTCGTTGCACGTGGCGACGGCAGCCATGTCTTCTCTGATGATCTCGATGCGCATAACAATGCGGTGCGTGAGTATCAGCTCAAGCGCCGTGCGGATTACCGTTCCAGCCCCGCGCCGGCGGTAACGCCTGAAGCTGCTCCAGCGACGGAAGAAGCGATTCCAGCCGCATCACCGGATACGGCGCCGGAAGCGTTGCCGCAGGTTCCAGCTCAGGAGTCTGCGCCGACCCCGGCACCGGAAGCCGCCGCCCCACAAAACACGCAATGA
- a CDS encoding SDR family oxidoreductase, with protein MAEPLSLPSVPAPPKGERLKNKVVLLTGAAQGIGEAIVAAFASQQAKLVISDIQAEKVEQVAAHWRGQGYDVQALKADVSRQHDLHAMAKRAIELHGRIDVLVNCAGVNVFRDPLQMTEEDWHRCFAIDLDGAWFGCKAVLPQMIEQGVGSIINIASTHSSHIIPGCFPYPVAKHGLLGLTRALGIEYAAKGIRVNAIAPGYIETQLNVDYWNGFADPHAERQRAFDLHPPKRIGQPLEVAMTAVFLASDEAPFINASCITIDGGRSVMYHD; from the coding sequence ATGGCTGAACCTCTTTCCCTGCCGTCGGTGCCCGCACCGCCGAAGGGCGAGCGTCTGAAAAACAAGGTCGTGCTGCTGACCGGCGCCGCGCAAGGCATTGGCGAAGCCATCGTCGCTGCCTTCGCCTCGCAGCAAGCGAAACTGGTTATCAGCGATATCCAGGCTGAGAAGGTCGAGCAGGTTGCCGCGCACTGGCGTGGGCAGGGTTACGACGTGCAGGCGCTCAAGGCCGATGTCTCGCGTCAGCACGATCTGCACGCCATGGCCAAACGTGCCATTGAACTGCACGGGCGCATTGATGTGTTGGTCAACTGCGCCGGGGTCAACGTGTTCCGTGATCCGCTGCAAATGACCGAAGAGGACTGGCATCGCTGCTTCGCCATTGACCTCGATGGCGCCTGGTTCGGCTGCAAAGCGGTGCTGCCGCAGATGATCGAGCAGGGCGTCGGCAGCATCATCAACATCGCCTCGACCCATTCCAGCCACATCATTCCCGGCTGCTTCCCGTACCCGGTGGCCAAGCACGGTTTGCTCGGCCTGACCCGCGCGCTCGGCATCGAGTACGCCGCAAAGGGAATTCGCGTTAACGCCATCGCGCCTGGTTACATCGAAACGCAGTTGAACGTCGATTACTGGAACGGTTTCGCCGACCCGCACGCCGAACGTCAGCGCGCCTTCGATCTGCACCCGCCGAAGCGCATCGGTCAGCCGCTTGAAGTGGCAATGACCGCGGTATTTCTGGCCAGCGATGAGGCACCGTTCATCAATGCTTCATGCATCACCATCGATGGTGGGCGCTCGGTGATGTACCACGACTGA
- a CDS encoding TetR/AcrR family transcriptional regulator, producing MHKEPRKVREFRRREQEILDTALKLFLDQGEDSVTVEMIADAVGIGKGTIYKHFKSKAEIYLRLMLDYERDLNELLHSADVDKDKEALSRAYFEFRMRDPQRYRLFDRLEEKVVKGNQVPEMVEELHKIRASNFERLTLLIKGRISEGKLEDVPPYFHYCAAWALVHGAVALYHSPFWSNVLEDQEGFFQFLMDIGVRMGNKRKRDPEIPSS from the coding sequence ATGCACAAAGAACCTCGTAAGGTCCGTGAGTTTCGTCGCCGCGAGCAAGAAATTCTCGATACCGCGCTCAAGCTGTTCCTCGACCAGGGTGAAGACAGTGTCACCGTCGAGATGATTGCTGATGCCGTGGGTATCGGCAAAGGCACGATCTACAAGCACTTCAAATCCAAGGCCGAGATCTATCTGCGCCTGATGCTCGATTACGAGCGTGATTTGAACGAGCTGCTGCATTCGGCCGATGTCGACAAGGACAAGGAAGCGCTGTCCCGCGCCTACTTCGAATTTCGCATGCGTGACCCGCAGCGCTATCGCCTGTTCGACCGCCTCGAAGAGAAGGTGGTCAAGGGCAATCAGGTGCCGGAGATGGTCGAGGAGCTGCACAAGATCCGTGCCTCGAACTTCGAGCGCCTGACCCTGCTGATCAAGGGCCGCATCAGCGAAGGCAAGCTCGAAGACGTGCCGCCGTACTTCCACTACTGCGCAGCCTGGGCGCTGGTGCACGGCGCTGTGGCGCTGTATCACTCGCCGTTCTGGAGTAATGTGCTGGAAGATCAGGAAGGTTTCTTCCAGTTCCTGATGGACATCGGCGTGCGCATGGGCAACAAGCGCAAGCGCGATCCGGAAATCCCAAGCAGCTGA
- a CDS encoding GTP 3',8-cyclase MoaA — translation MIVDRQGRRFRNLRISLTSACNYACTYCVPNGKRLVAAQDELSAEAMARGVAYLIEAAGIERLRITGGEPLVSPKLESFMSAVGKMGLDDISLTTNGQLLAKKLPLLVDAGLRRINVSLDTLDASAFRSIARGGDLATVLDGMDQAKAAGIKIKVNMVPLRGQNLDQVMPLLDYCLERGYELRFIELMRMGHLAKDNNAFLQQFVSLQQLLELIGERYEYAQTDAPVDATAVRYAISGLGNFGVIANESVPFCRTCSRLRLSSTGWLHGCLSSSNRHYVGDLLDKPRHQALPALQRLLVKALGDKQEVAFSGGATVMKIIGG, via the coding sequence ATGATCGTTGACCGTCAAGGCAGGCGTTTTCGCAATTTGCGGATCAGCCTGACCTCAGCCTGCAATTACGCGTGTACCTACTGCGTGCCCAACGGCAAGCGGTTGGTGGCTGCGCAGGATGAATTGTCGGCCGAAGCCATGGCGCGTGGCGTGGCGTATCTGATCGAAGCCGCCGGCATCGAACGGCTGCGCATCACCGGCGGCGAGCCGCTGGTAAGTCCCAAACTCGAATCGTTCATGAGCGCTGTCGGCAAGATGGGGCTGGACGACATCAGCCTGACCACCAACGGTCAACTCCTCGCGAAAAAACTGCCGCTGCTGGTGGATGCCGGTCTGCGCCGGATCAACGTGTCCCTCGATACTCTCGATGCCAGCGCGTTCCGCAGCATCGCCCGAGGCGGCGACCTGGCGACTGTGCTCGATGGTATGGATCAGGCGAAAGCGGCGGGGATCAAGATCAAAGTCAATATGGTGCCGTTGCGCGGGCAGAACCTCGACCAGGTGATGCCGTTGCTCGATTACTGCCTTGAGCGCGGTTATGAACTGCGTTTCATCGAGCTGATGCGCATGGGCCATCTGGCCAAGGACAACAATGCGTTCCTGCAACAGTTCGTCAGCCTGCAGCAGTTGCTGGAGTTGATCGGCGAACGTTACGAGTACGCGCAAACCGACGCGCCCGTAGACGCTACCGCCGTGCGTTACGCGATTTCCGGTCTGGGCAACTTCGGCGTGATCGCCAACGAAAGCGTGCCGTTCTGCCGGACGTGCTCGCGCCTGCGCTTGTCGTCGACCGGTTGGCTGCATGGCTGCCTGTCGTCGAGCAACCGCCACTATGTCGGCGATCTGCTCGACAAGCCGCGCCATCAGGCATTGCCAGCGCTCCAGCGATTGCTGGTCAAGGCGTTGGGCGACAAGCAGGAAGTGGCCTTCTCGGGCGGCGCAACAGTCATGAAAATCATCGGCGGCTGA
- a CDS encoding substrate-binding domain-containing protein, translating into MKRRFGIRTLCSTALAVTAFSLSSALLAADTVKIGFLVKQAEEPWFQTEWAFAEKAAKDKGFELIKIAVPDGEKTLSAIDSLAANGAKGFVICPPDVSLGPAIMAKAKLNDLKVIAVDDRFVDANGKFMEDVPYLGMAAFEVGQKQGNAMVAEAKKRNWDWKDTYAVVNTYNELDTGKKRTDGSVKSLEDAGMPKDHILFAALKTLDVPGSMDATNSALVKLPSAAKNLIIGGMNDNTVLGGVRATEAAGFAATNVIGIGINGTDAIGELKKPNSGFFGSMLPSPHIEGYKTAEMMYEWVTTGKEPPKYTAMDDVTLITRENFKQELEKIGLWN; encoded by the coding sequence ATGAAACGTCGTTTCGGGATTCGTACCCTGTGCAGTACCGCCCTGGCGGTCACCGCGTTCAGCCTGAGCAGTGCGCTGCTCGCTGCCGACACCGTGAAAATCGGTTTTCTGGTCAAGCAGGCTGAAGAGCCGTGGTTCCAGACCGAGTGGGCCTTTGCCGAGAAGGCCGCCAAGGACAAGGGCTTCGAACTGATCAAGATCGCCGTGCCGGATGGCGAGAAAACCCTCTCGGCCATCGACAGCCTCGCTGCCAACGGCGCCAAGGGTTTTGTGATCTGCCCGCCGGATGTCTCGCTCGGCCCGGCGATCATGGCCAAAGCCAAGCTTAATGACTTGAAAGTGATTGCCGTCGACGACCGTTTTGTCGACGCCAACGGCAAGTTCATGGAAGACGTGCCATACCTCGGCATGGCCGCGTTCGAAGTCGGCCAGAAGCAAGGCAATGCCATGGTCGCCGAAGCGAAAAAGCGCAACTGGGACTGGAAAGACACTTACGCCGTGGTCAACACCTACAACGAACTCGACACCGGCAAGAAGCGCACCGACGGCTCGGTGAAATCCCTTGAAGACGCCGGCATGCCGAAAGACCACATCCTCTTCGCCGCGCTGAAAACCCTCGACGTGCCAGGCAGCATGGACGCCACCAACTCGGCGCTGGTGAAACTGCCGAGCGCGGCGAAAAACCTGATCATTGGCGGCATGAACGACAACACCGTGCTTGGCGGCGTGCGCGCCACTGAAGCGGCCGGTTTTGCCGCGACCAACGTGATCGGCATCGGCATCAACGGCACCGACGCCATCGGCGAACTGAAAAAGCCCAACAGCGGCTTCTTCGGTTCGATGCTGCCAAGCCCGCACATCGAAGGCTACAAGACCGCCGAGATGATGTACGAGTGGGTCACCACCGGCAAAGAACCGCCGAAGTACACCGCGATGGACGACGTCACCCTGATCACCCGCGAGAACTTCAAGCAAGAGCTGGAAAAAATCGGCCTGTGGAACTGA